Proteins encoded in a region of the Zunongwangia endophytica genome:
- a CDS encoding sodium:solute symporter, with protein sequence MQTFEFLDWVVIGVFCLLLIGVIVYVVSQKSNNSEDYFLGGKDAGWIAIGTSIFASNIGSEHLIGLAGAGASSGMAMAHWEIQGWMILILGWVFVPFYSRSMVYTMPEFLERRYNKESRTILSVISLISYVLTKVAVTVYAGGLVFQEVFGIETLWGIDFFWIAAIGLVLITALYTIFGGMKSVLYTSILQTPILLLGSAIIVVLGLKELGGWDEMIAITSAVEVNDYGDSMVNLIRSNKDENFPWLGALIGSSIIGFWYWCTDQYIVQRVLSGKNLKESRRGTIFGAYLKLLPVFLFLIPGMIAFSLHYQSVSTGGEGFLPFLDNGVANADAAFPNLVAKLLPAGVKGLVVCGILAALMSSLASLFNSSAMLFTIDFYKKLKPETPENKLVRIGQIATLVIVVLGILWIPIMRSVGDVLYTYLQDVQSVLAPGIAAAFLLGITWKRTSAKGGMWGLISGLIIGLTRLGAKVYYSNLEVSDDTIFKYLFYDLNWLYFCGWMFLFCILVVVVVSLLTEAPDTAKIKGLVFGTTSKEDDDEDRKSWNKWDVIHSVVILGLTGAFYWYFW encoded by the coding sequence ATGCAAACATTCGAATTTTTAGACTGGGTCGTTATTGGTGTTTTTTGTCTGCTACTTATAGGAGTTATTGTCTATGTTGTGAGCCAAAAATCTAATAATTCTGAAGACTATTTTTTAGGAGGAAAGGACGCTGGTTGGATCGCAATCGGAACATCGATATTTGCTTCGAACATTGGTTCTGAACATTTAATCGGTCTTGCCGGGGCTGGAGCTTCCAGTGGTATGGCAATGGCACACTGGGAAATCCAGGGATGGATGATACTTATATTAGGATGGGTTTTTGTTCCTTTTTATAGTCGAAGTATGGTATATACTATGCCAGAATTCTTAGAACGTAGATATAATAAAGAGTCACGTACGATTCTTTCAGTTATATCTTTAATTAGTTATGTACTTACCAAAGTAGCCGTAACAGTTTATGCTGGAGGATTAGTTTTTCAGGAAGTTTTTGGTATTGAAACGCTTTGGGGAATTGATTTCTTTTGGATTGCTGCAATTGGATTAGTATTAATTACTGCTTTATATACCATATTTGGTGGAATGAAGTCGGTGTTATATACTTCAATTTTACAGACACCAATCTTACTTTTAGGTTCAGCTATAATTGTTGTATTAGGACTTAAAGAATTAGGAGGCTGGGATGAAATGATAGCCATTACTAGTGCTGTAGAAGTTAATGACTACGGAGATTCTATGGTGAATCTAATAAGAAGCAATAAAGACGAGAACTTCCCATGGTTAGGTGCATTAATTGGATCTTCTATAATTGGATTTTGGTACTGGTGTACAGATCAATATATCGTTCAAAGAGTGCTTTCAGGTAAAAACCTAAAAGAATCTCGACGTGGAACTATATTTGGTGCTTATTTAAAATTATTACCTGTTTTTCTATTCTTAATTCCAGGTATGATAGCATTTTCACTTCACTATCAAAGTGTATCTACAGGAGGAGAAGGTTTCTTACCATTTTTAGATAACGGTGTAGCGAATGCCGATGCGGCTTTCCCTAATTTGGTCGCCAAATTATTGCCTGCCGGAGTAAAAGGATTGGTAGTTTGTGGAATTTTAGCAGCCTTGATGAGTTCTTTAGCTTCTTTATTCAACTCTTCTGCAATGCTATTTACCATAGATTTCTATAAAAAACTGAAACCTGAAACACCAGAAAATAAGTTAGTAAGAATAGGACAAATTGCCACCTTAGTAATCGTGGTTTTAGGTATTCTTTGGATTCCTATTATGCGAAGTGTTGGTGATGTATTGTATACCTATTTACAAGACGTACAATCTGTATTGGCACCAGGTATCGCAGCTGCTTTCCTATTAGGAATTACATGGAAGCGTACCAGCGCGAAAGGCGGTATGTGGGGATTAATTTCAGGTTTGATTATTGGATTAACTCGTTTAGGCGCAAAAGTATATTATAGTAATCTAGAGGTATCTGATGATACAATATTCAAATACCTTTTCTACGACTTAAACTGGCTTTATTTCTGTGGTTGGATGTTCTTATTCTGTATACTAGTAGTGGTAGTCGTTAGTTTATTAACGGAAGCACCAGATACTGCTAAAATAAAAGGTTTAGTATTTGGAACTACCAGTAAAGAGGATGATGATGAAGATCGTAAAAGTTGGAATAAATGGGATGTTATACATTCTGTAGTTATTCTAGGACTAACAGGAGCATTCTACTGGTATTTTTGGTAG
- a CDS encoding aldose epimerase family protein — MRKIKHTVYFLCLFSFLFSLTNCKGDGKSEKTEEEVTTTESEIDFLSKEDYGTTAEGEKVEQYTLTNEAGMEVKIITYGGRITSLKVPDKNDEFEDVILGFDSLSQYTSEHPYFGALIGRYGNRIADGKFSLDGEEYQLPQNNGKNSLHGGDQGFDKVMWTAEVPSDSTSLVLKYASKDGEMGYPGNLDVTVTYTLNEDNSLDVAYEAETDKKTVVNLTQHSYFNLTGNFDETILDHEVTIAADEFLPVDETLIPTGEFKMVEGTPFDFTEAKKVGKEIEAENKQLELGQGYDHCWVLNDQSESMHFAASAYDPESGRFLEVSTTEPGIQFYTGNFLDGTLPRQGGEGTYAKRSGFCLETQHYPDSPNQEKFPSVVLNPGEKYNSKTTFKFSVK; from the coding sequence ATGAGAAAAATAAAGCATACGGTTTACTTCCTATGTTTATTCAGTTTTCTGTTTTCCCTTACCAATTGTAAGGGAGACGGAAAGTCTGAAAAAACAGAAGAAGAGGTAACCACAACCGAATCCGAAATCGATTTCTTATCTAAAGAAGATTACGGTACAACTGCTGAAGGTGAAAAGGTAGAGCAATATACCTTAACAAATGAGGCTGGGATGGAAGTGAAAATAATCACTTACGGTGGTCGTATAACGTCACTTAAAGTTCCAGATAAAAATGACGAATTTGAAGATGTAATTTTAGGCTTCGATTCATTAAGTCAGTACACTTCAGAGCACCCTTATTTTGGTGCTTTAATTGGTCGATATGGGAATAGAATTGCAGATGGCAAATTCAGCCTGGATGGTGAAGAATATCAACTTCCGCAGAATAACGGAAAAAACTCTCTTCACGGTGGTGATCAAGGTTTTGATAAAGTAATGTGGACAGCAGAAGTTCCATCCGATAGTACTTCTTTAGTACTTAAATATGCTAGTAAAGACGGAGAAATGGGATATCCAGGAAACCTTGATGTTACTGTTACTTATACTCTGAATGAAGATAATTCTCTTGATGTAGCGTATGAAGCTGAAACTGATAAGAAAACTGTTGTTAATCTTACACAACATTCTTATTTCAATTTGACCGGTAATTTTGACGAAACGATTTTAGATCATGAAGTGACTATAGCTGCAGATGAGTTTTTACCTGTAGACGAAACTTTAATTCCTACCGGAGAGTTTAAAATGGTTGAAGGTACTCCTTTCGATTTTACTGAAGCTAAGAAAGTAGGTAAGGAGATTGAAGCTGAAAATAAACAATTAGAATTAGGACAAGGTTATGATCATTGTTGGGTTTTGAATGATCAATCTGAAAGCATGCATTTTGCTGCTTCAGCTTATGATCCAGAAAGTGGTCGTTTTCTAGAAGTTTCTACTACCGAGCCGGGAATTCAATTTTACACAGGTAATTTTCTTGACGGGACTTTACCACGCCAGGGTGGAGAAGGTACTTATGCAAAACGTTCAGGTTTTTGTTTAGAAACACAGCATTATCCGGATTCACCAAATCAGGAAAAATTTCCTTCAGTAGTTCTAAATCCTGGAGAGAAATACAATTCGAAAACAACATTTAAATTTTCTGTAAAATAG
- the araA gene encoding L-arabinose isomerase translates to MVAIESKEIWFITGSQHLYGPETLEQVAKNSKEIVEGLDTSSEIPVKIVYKDTVKTEDEIAAVMRDANNSEKCIGLVAWMHTFSPSKMWIKGLTLLSKPICHLHTQFNAEVPWSDIDMDFMNLNQSAHGDREFGFMMSRMRKKRKVVVGHWKSDRVQKKLGIWSRVALGWDEMQNLKVARIGDNMRNVAVTEGDKVEAQLKFGVAVNAYDSSDVVAKINEITDEELNQLLDTYAKDYNLTDSLKEGGDQRQSLVDAAKIELGLRKFLDEGGFKAFTDTFENLGELKQLPGLAVQRLMADGYGFGGEGDWKTAALTRVMKVMAYGLEGGTSFMEDYTYHFTPEKSLVMGSHMLEICPSIADAKPSCEVHPLGIGGKEDPVRLVFNSPAGDAINATWIDMGNRFRLIVNEVEAVAPEQELPKLPVARVLWDCKPDLEVAATAWILAGGAHHTVYSQALTTEYMEDFADIAGVELLVIDDNTRIREFKDTLNANEAYYHLFQHKM, encoded by the coding sequence ATGGTTGCTATAGAAAGTAAAGAAATCTGGTTTATAACAGGAAGCCAGCATTTGTACGGACCTGAAACTTTAGAGCAGGTAGCAAAAAACTCAAAAGAAATCGTAGAAGGATTAGATACTTCTTCAGAAATTCCGGTTAAAATTGTTTATAAGGACACCGTAAAAACTGAAGATGAAATCGCAGCAGTTATGCGCGATGCTAATAATTCAGAAAAATGTATCGGCTTAGTAGCCTGGATGCATACGTTTTCTCCTTCAAAAATGTGGATTAAAGGTTTAACTTTATTAAGTAAGCCAATTTGCCATTTACATACGCAATTTAATGCTGAAGTGCCGTGGAGTGATATCGACATGGACTTTATGAATCTGAACCAATCTGCTCACGGTGATCGTGAATTTGGTTTTATGATGTCTAGAATGCGTAAAAAACGTAAAGTAGTAGTAGGACACTGGAAATCGGATAGAGTACAAAAGAAACTTGGTATTTGGTCTCGCGTAGCTTTAGGATGGGACGAAATGCAAAATTTAAAAGTTGCTCGTATTGGAGACAATATGCGTAATGTAGCCGTAACTGAAGGTGATAAAGTGGAAGCGCAGTTGAAATTTGGAGTTGCTGTAAATGCATACGATTCTTCTGACGTTGTAGCCAAGATTAATGAAATTACCGATGAGGAACTAAATCAACTTTTAGATACTTACGCTAAGGATTATAATCTTACTGATAGTCTTAAGGAAGGTGGCGATCAAAGACAATCTTTAGTCGACGCTGCTAAAATTGAACTAGGTTTACGTAAATTTTTAGATGAAGGCGGTTTTAAAGCATTTACTGATACTTTCGAAAATCTTGGAGAATTAAAACAATTACCAGGTCTTGCTGTGCAACGTCTTATGGCAGATGGTTATGGCTTTGGTGGAGAAGGAGACTGGAAAACAGCTGCTCTAACCAGAGTAATGAAGGTTATGGCTTATGGCCTAGAAGGTGGAACTTCTTTTATGGAAGATTATACTTACCATTTCACTCCAGAGAAATCTTTAGTAATGGGATCTCACATGTTAGAGATTTGCCCAAGTATAGCAGATGCAAAACCTTCTTGTGAAGTTCATCCATTAGGAATTGGAGGAAAAGAAGATCCTGTACGTTTGGTGTTTAATTCTCCAGCAGGAGACGCAATCAACGCTACTTGGATCGATATGGGAAATCGCTTTAGACTTATAGTAAATGAAGTTGAAGCAGTTGCTCCTGAGCAGGAATTGCCAAAATTACCTGTAGCTAGAGTTCTTTGGGATTGTAAACCAGATCTTGAAGTAGCTGCGACAGCTTGGATTTTAGCTGGTGGTGCACACCATACAGTTTATTCTCAGGCCTTAACTACAGAATATATGGAAGATTTTGCAGATATTGCCGGAGTAGAACTTTTGGTAATAGATGATAATACCAGAATAAGAGAATTTAAAGATACGTTGAATGCAAATGAAGCGTATTACCATCTCTTTCAACATAAAATGTAA
- a CDS encoding L-ribulose-5-phosphate 4-epimerase, giving the protein MSSKYQSLKEECYEANMQLDALNLVIYTFGNVSAVDRKEKVFAIKPSGVPYAELKPEDIVILDFDNNVIEGEMRPSSDTKTHAYLYKHWENIGGIAHTHATYSVAWAQSQLDIPIFGTTHADHLTADIPCAPPMKDELIAGNYEYNTGIQILDCFKDKGLSYEEVQMVLLGNHGPFTWGPTAAKAVYNSKVLEEVGKMAYLTLQINPNAPRLKDSLIKKHYERKHGKNAYYGQN; this is encoded by the coding sequence ATGAGTTCTAAATATCAATCACTAAAGGAGGAATGTTACGAGGCGAATATGCAATTAGATGCATTAAATCTGGTAATTTATACTTTTGGGAACGTTAGTGCAGTAGATCGCAAAGAAAAAGTTTTTGCTATCAAACCTAGCGGTGTACCGTACGCAGAGCTTAAGCCTGAAGATATTGTAATTCTAGATTTCGATAATAACGTTATCGAAGGAGAGATGCGACCATCTTCTGATACTAAAACCCACGCATATTTATATAAGCATTGGGAAAATATAGGGGGAATTGCTCACACCCATGCAACATATTCTGTAGCATGGGCTCAATCCCAGTTAGATATTCCAATTTTTGGAACTACTCATGCAGATCATTTAACTGCAGATATTCCTTGTGCTCCACCAATGAAGGATGAGTTGATTGCTGGTAATTATGAATATAATACCGGTATTCAGATTCTGGATTGCTTCAAGGATAAAGGTTTATCTTATGAGGAAGTTCAAATGGTTTTATTAGGAAACCATGGTCCTTTTACATGGGGACCAACTGCGGCGAAGGCAGTATATAATAGTAAAGTATTGGAAGAAGTTGGTAAAATGGCTTATCTAACTTTACAAATTAATCCTAATGCCCCAAGATTAAAAGATTCTTTAATTAAAAAACATTACGAGCGTAAGCATGGTAAAAATGCCTATTACGGTCAAAACTAA
- a CDS encoding ribulokinase produces the protein MESYVIGLDYGTDSVRAVLVDSKSGKELASDTFWYPRWKKQLFCDASLNRFRQHPLDHIEGLEKTIKGVIEKSGVKGEAVKGICIDTTGSSPVPVTEDGTPLALVDGFTDNPNAMMILWKDHTSIKEANEINELAENWGGEDYTKYEGGIYSSEWFWAKITHIVREDEAVKDAAYSWMEHCDIMTYLLIEDTDLASFKRSRCGAGHKAMWHESWGGLPSEEFLGKLHPYCAALRSRLYTETYTSDEVAGNISKEWAKKLGLSEDTVIAVGTFDAHSGAVGAKVEEHALVRVMGTSTCDIIVSPYDVVGDKTVKGICGQVDGSVIPGMVGLEAGQSAFGDVLAWFKNVLSWPLHHLVYNSEVLSEDQIKALKEEVDKNFIKELSAEAEAIDINDSIPVALDWINGRRTPDANQELTSAISNLSLGSKAPHIFKALVNSICFGAKEIVDRFKDEGVEIKSVIGIGGVARKSPYIMQTLANTLNMPIKIASSDEAPALGSAVYAAVAAGLYDDVITASKTLGSDFEAEYYPEPEMLVEYEKQMAAYKELSHFVEESITKK, from the coding sequence ATGGAAAGTTATGTAATAGGACTTGATTACGGGACAGATTCTGTAAGAGCTGTTTTAGTAGATAGCAAAAGTGGAAAGGAGCTTGCTTCAGACACGTTTTGGTATCCGCGATGGAAAAAACAACTTTTTTGTGATGCAAGTCTCAATCGATTTCGGCAACATCCTTTAGATCATATTGAAGGTCTGGAGAAAACAATAAAAGGAGTCATTGAAAAAAGCGGCGTAAAAGGCGAAGCTGTAAAAGGTATCTGTATTGATACCACAGGTTCTTCTCCTGTACCGGTTACAGAAGATGGAACTCCTTTAGCATTAGTAGATGGATTTACTGATAATCCAAATGCAATGATGATCCTTTGGAAAGATCACACATCTATTAAAGAAGCTAACGAAATTAACGAGTTAGCGGAAAATTGGGGTGGAGAAGATTATACAAAATATGAAGGAGGTATTTATTCTTCTGAGTGGTTTTGGGCAAAAATCACACATATTGTTCGAGAAGATGAAGCCGTTAAAGATGCTGCATATTCTTGGATGGAACATTGTGATATTATGACATATCTTCTTATTGAAGATACCGATCTAGCTTCTTTTAAAAGAAGTAGATGTGGAGCAGGGCATAAAGCAATGTGGCACGAGAGCTGGGGAGGTTTACCTTCAGAAGAATTTTTAGGAAAATTACATCCTTATTGTGCTGCTTTACGATCGAGATTGTATACTGAAACTTATACTTCAGATGAAGTTGCTGGTAATATTAGCAAAGAATGGGCTAAAAAATTAGGACTTTCAGAAGATACTGTAATCGCAGTAGGTACTTTCGATGCACATTCAGGAGCAGTTGGAGCCAAGGTAGAAGAACATGCACTAGTTCGTGTAATGGGAACTTCAACTTGTGACATTATAGTTTCTCCATACGATGTAGTAGGAGATAAAACTGTTAAAGGAATTTGCGGACAAGTAGATGGATCTGTGATACCAGGAATGGTTGGTTTAGAAGCTGGACAATCTGCTTTTGGCGATGTGTTAGCATGGTTCAAAAATGTTTTGTCATGGCCTTTACATCATTTAGTATATAATTCTGAAGTTCTTTCAGAAGATCAAATTAAGGCTTTAAAAGAGGAAGTAGATAAGAACTTTATTAAAGAGTTATCTGCTGAAGCGGAAGCTATAGATATTAATGACAGCATTCCAGTTGCTTTAGATTGGATTAACGGTCGCCGTACTCCAGATGCAAATCAGGAATTAACAAGTGCCATTAGCAATCTTTCTCTAGGAAGTAAAGCTCCTCATATTTTTAAAGCATTAGTAAATTCTATTTGCTTTGGTGCGAAAGAAATAGTTGATCGTTTTAAAGACGAAGGAGTAGAGATTAAATCTGTGATTGGTATTGGCGGCGTAGCGAGAAAATCTCCGTATATCATGCAGACTTTAGCAAATACTTTAAATATGCCAATTAAGATAGCCTCTTCAGATGAAGCGCCGGCTTTAGGATCTGCGGTTTATGCTGCAGTGGCTGCTGGTTTATACGACGATGTTATTACAGCTAGTAAAACTTTAGGAAGCGATTTCGAAGCGGAGTATTATCCTGAACCAGAAATGCTTGTTGAATACGAGAAACAAATGGCAGCTTATAAAGAGTTAAGTCATTTTGTTGAAGAAAGTATCACAAAAAAATAA
- a CDS encoding glycoside hydrolase family 43 protein, giving the protein MKFKSFLNMFLMVFSIFGMTSYSQLNAQQTSKDKNYVKSNDPIVLQRADPFIYKHTDGYYYFTGSVPTYDAIEIRRAKTIKGLQDAKPFKVWKKHESGPMSRHIWAPEIHYLDGKWYVHFAASEEDDIWKLRPYVLECKGQDPLKDEWVELGQMQAADDDPMSFTDFSLDGTVFEHNGKRYYCWAEKTGGQFAASNLYLAEMESPIKLKTVQFMLTTPDYDWERIDFWVNEGPAVIKNAGKIFITFSASATGASYSMGMMEADEDADLLDRNSWKKSRNPVLETNEDKDIYGPGHNSFTVDENGDPLMIYHARDYEKAVGDPKMVPDSDKRSLEEIKADPLYDPNRHARVMEVKFDENGRPVFELY; this is encoded by the coding sequence ATGAAGTTTAAATCATTTTTAAATATGTTTTTGATGGTCTTCTCAATTTTTGGAATGACCAGCTACTCACAATTAAATGCACAGCAAACATCTAAAGATAAAAATTATGTAAAATCTAATGATCCTATAGTGCTACAGCGGGCAGATCCCTTTATTTATAAGCATACAGATGGTTATTATTATTTTACTGGTTCTGTACCTACCTACGATGCTATCGAAATAAGAAGAGCAAAAACAATCAAAGGATTACAAGATGCCAAACCATTTAAAGTTTGGAAAAAGCATGAAAGCGGACCCATGAGTCGGCATATTTGGGCACCAGAAATTCATTATTTAGATGGAAAGTGGTACGTTCATTTTGCTGCAAGTGAAGAAGACGATATTTGGAAACTAAGACCTTACGTTTTAGAATGTAAAGGTCAGGATCCACTAAAAGATGAATGGGTTGAACTTGGACAAATGCAGGCAGCAGATGACGATCCTATGAGTTTTACCGATTTTTCTTTAGACGGAACTGTTTTTGAGCATAACGGAAAACGTTACTACTGTTGGGCAGAAAAAACCGGCGGACAGTTCGCAGCTTCTAATTTGTATTTAGCTGAAATGGAATCTCCTATAAAACTGAAAACAGTTCAGTTTATGTTGACCACACCAGATTACGATTGGGAACGTATAGATTTTTGGGTGAATGAAGGTCCTGCAGTCATTAAGAATGCGGGTAAAATTTTCATTACTTTTTCAGCAAGTGCGACGGGAGCTTCTTATAGTATGGGAATGATGGAAGCAGATGAAGATGCAGACTTATTGGATAGAAATTCCTGGAAAAAATCAAGAAATCCAGTATTAGAAACAAACGAAGATAAAGACATCTATGGTCCTGGTCACAATTCTTTTACAGTAGATGAAAACGGAGATCCTTTAATGATTTATCATGCAAGAGATTACGAAAAGGCTGTTGGAGATCCTAAAATGGTGCCAGACTCAGACAAACGATCTTTAGAAGAAATTAAAGCAGATCCATTGTATGATCCTAATCGTCATGCACGGGTAATGGAAGTGAAATTCGATGAAAATGGCAGACCTGTTTTTGAATTATACTAG
- a CDS encoding arabinan endo-1,5-alpha-L-arabinosidase produces the protein MKNIKYCLLGIVLNSFFVSAQMVTPTNETMVHDPVAIEAEGKYYMFCTGRGISMFSSEDLKEWKHEAPVFAEKPSWTDSVVPEFRNHIWAPDVVAHNGKFYLYYSVSAFAKNTSAIGLTINTTLDPESPDYKWEDQGIIVQSVPNRDMWNAIDPNIVFDEEGTAWMNFGSFWDGLKLVKLSEDLKSIAHPEEWYTIARRERSFDIEDKNPGDAALEAPFIFKKNEWYYLFISWDLCCRGEESTYKVVVGRSKSVKGPYLDKSGKSLAMGGGTLVVEGNEKWYGAGHNSVYTFDDKDYMFFHAYDAQDGAKPKLRIKELSWENEWPKQLKLN, from the coding sequence ATGAAAAATATAAAATATTGCTTATTAGGGATTGTGCTAAACAGCTTTTTTGTTTCGGCACAAATGGTGACACCAACCAACGAAACTATGGTTCACGATCCGGTAGCCATAGAGGCAGAAGGGAAGTATTATATGTTTTGTACCGGTAGAGGAATTTCAATGTTTTCTTCGGAAGATTTAAAAGAATGGAAACATGAAGCTCCGGTTTTTGCTGAAAAGCCATCCTGGACAGATAGTGTGGTGCCAGAGTTTAGAAATCATATTTGGGCCCCAGATGTTGTAGCGCATAATGGTAAATTCTATTTATACTATTCGGTTTCCGCTTTTGCCAAAAACACTTCTGCCATCGGTCTTACAATCAATACTACTTTAGATCCAGAAAGCCCAGATTATAAATGGGAAGATCAGGGAATAATCGTTCAATCTGTTCCTAATCGCGATATGTGGAATGCTATAGATCCTAATATTGTTTTTGATGAAGAGGGAACGGCCTGGATGAATTTTGGGTCATTTTGGGACGGACTCAAATTGGTTAAATTGAGCGAAGATTTAAAATCAATTGCTCACCCAGAAGAATGGTATACAATCGCGAGAAGAGAGCGTTCTTTCGATATCGAGGATAAAAATCCTGGTGATGCAGCGCTAGAAGCACCTTTCATCTTTAAAAAGAATGAATGGTATTATCTTTTTATTTCCTGGGATCTATGTTGCCGGGGTGAAGAAAGTACGTACAAGGTAGTTGTTGGACGCTCTAAATCTGTAAAAGGACCATATTTAGATAAATCTGGTAAATCTCTAGCCATGGGCGGTGGTACTTTAGTAGTCGAAGGGAACGAAAAGTGGTATGGTGCTGGTCACAATAGTGTTTATACTTTTGATGATAAAGATTATATGTTTTTCCATGCTTATGATGCTCAGGATGGTGCAAAACCAAAACTCAGGATTAAAGAATTAAGTTGGGAAAATGAATGGCCAAAGCAGCTAAAACTGAATTAA
- a CDS encoding glycoside hydrolase family 43 protein encodes MMKISKLVLSGFLIASSTLAISQEENFNNPIITEKYTADPAALVYKDSVYIYAGHDEAPLDRNFYKMDEWLVYSSADMVNWKEHKVPLKATDFKWAKGSAWAAQVIERDGKFYWYVTVEHDDSHPGKAIGVAVSDSPVGPFKDARGSAIITNDMTTEYTDISWDDIDPTVWIEDNGDAYLYWGNTQLYWVKLKDNMIEFEGEIQTVDLPHFTEAPWIHKKDDWYYLSYAYKFPEKTAYAMSKSIEGPWEYKGILNEVAGNSNTNHQAVIEFKDKWYFVYHNGSIPTHGGSFRRSVCIDRLYYNDDNTIKRIIMTSEGIQK; translated from the coding sequence ATGATGAAAATTTCTAAACTCGTATTATCTGGATTTTTAATAGCTTCTTCAACATTAGCTATCTCACAAGAAGAAAATTTCAATAATCCAATAATTACTGAGAAATATACTGCAGATCCGGCAGCGCTGGTTTATAAAGATTCGGTATACATATATGCTGGGCACGATGAGGCACCGCTAGATCGTAATTTTTATAAGATGGATGAGTGGCTGGTGTATAGCTCTGCAGATATGGTGAACTGGAAAGAACATAAAGTACCTTTAAAAGCGACAGATTTTAAATGGGCTAAAGGATCTGCCTGGGCTGCTCAGGTGATTGAAAGAGATGGTAAGTTTTATTGGTATGTTACTGTAGAACATGATGATAGTCATCCAGGAAAAGCCATTGGTGTTGCGGTTTCAGATTCTCCCGTGGGGCCTTTTAAGGATGCTCGTGGTAGTGCTATAATCACTAACGATATGACTACTGAATATACAGATATTTCTTGGGATGATATCGATCCTACCGTTTGGATCGAAGACAATGGTGATGCTTATTTATATTGGGGGAATACGCAGTTATATTGGGTGAAATTAAAAGATAATATGATTGAATTTGAAGGAGAAATTCAAACTGTAGATCTTCCTCATTTTACCGAAGCGCCATGGATTCATAAAAAGGACGACTGGTATTATTTATCGTATGCCTATAAATTTCCTGAGAAAACAGCGTATGCCATGAGTAAATCTATAGAAGGACCATGGGAGTACAAAGGTATTTTAAATGAAGTTGCTGGAAATTCAAATACCAACCATCAAGCAGTTATAGAATTTAAAGATAAGTGGTATTTTGTTTACCATAACGGAAGTATTCCAACTCACGGCGGAAGTTTCCGAAGATCAGTATGCATCGATAGGCTTTACTATAACGATGATAACACGATTAAAAGAATAATTATGACCTCTGAGGGAATACAGAAATAA